The following proteins are co-located in the Maridesulfovibrio sp. genome:
- a CDS encoding 4Fe-4S binding protein — protein MKILTASRMERCIGCHSCSFACARLVHQLLSWNTAGIRIASSGGLSTGFVAKVCLACSPAPCAEACPTGAMRGRKKGGGVIHKKDICIRCGKCAEACPVDAIYLDLKDRPYVCIHCGRCVEFCPHECLELVESDQRRD, from the coding sequence ATGAAAATTTTGACAGCATCACGTATGGAACGTTGCATTGGCTGCCATTCCTGTTCTTTTGCGTGTGCGCGGCTGGTCCACCAGCTTCTATCATGGAATACGGCCGGAATCAGGATTGCTTCATCCGGTGGCCTTTCCACCGGGTTCGTAGCCAAGGTCTGTCTGGCTTGTTCTCCGGCACCATGTGCCGAGGCTTGTCCTACCGGTGCCATGAGGGGGCGCAAGAAAGGAGGCGGGGTAATCCATAAAAAAGATATCTGTATCCGTTGTGGAAAATGTGCGGAAGCCTGTCCGGTGGATGCCATTTATCTGGATCTCAAGGATCGTCCGTACGTGTGTATTCATTGCGGCAGGTGTGTTGAATTTTGTCCGCATGAATGTCTTGAGCTAGTCGAATCAGATCAGAGGAGGGACTAA